Proteins found in one Fusobacterium sp. IOR10 genomic segment:
- a CDS encoding basic amino acid ABC transporter substrate-binding protein codes for MKKILLVIFSAVLFTVSFGSNKIYVGTNAEFPPFEYLEKGETVGFDMDLVNEIGKIIGKEIVIKDMGFDGLIPALQTKKIDLIIAGMTATEDRKKAVNFSEPYYSANQVIVLNKTNKDIKDFQDLKDKKIGVMLGFTGDFVVTDMGYPSEKFNAAFAGIMALQSNKIDAVVLDSETANNYIKKNNNLKLAEGKGEAENYAIAIRKTDEDLLNEVNSAIKTLHENGKFDELLMKHFK; via the coding sequence ATGAAAAAAATATTACTGGTTATATTTTCAGCTGTTTTATTTACAGTTAGTTTTGGTTCAAATAAAATTTATGTTGGTACAAATGCAGAGTTTCCACCATTTGAATATTTAGAAAAAGGTGAAACTGTAGGATTTGATATGGATCTTGTAAATGAAATAGGAAAAATAATTGGAAAAGAAATAGTTATTAAGGATATGGGGTTTGACGGATTAATTCCAGCATTACAAACAAAAAAAATAGATTTAATTATTGCAGGAATGACTGCAACAGAGGATAGAAAAAAAGCTGTTAATTTTTCAGAACCATATTATTCAGCTAACCAAGTTATAGTATTAAATAAGACAAATAAAGATATTAAAGATTTTCAAGATTTAAAGGATAAAAAAATAGGAGTTATGTTAGGGTTTACAGGGGATTTTGTAGTCACAGACATGGGTTATCCTTCAGAAAAATTTAATGCAGCTTTTGCAGGAATTATGGCATTACAATCTAACAAAATAGACGCTGTTGTTTTGGATTCTGAAACTGCTAATAATTATATTAAAAAGAATAATAATCTAAAATTGGCAGAAGGAAAAGGCGAAGCTGAAAACTACGCTATTGCAATAAGAAAAACAGATGAAGATTTATTAAATGAAGTAAATTCAGCAATAAAAACATTACATGAAAATGGAAAGTTTGATGAACTATTAATGAAACATTTCAAATAA
- a CDS encoding amino acid ABC transporter ATP-binding protein, with product MIKVEHLYKNFGKLEVLKDISVNIKKGEVIAVIGPSGSGKSTFLRCLNKLEDPTKGNIYIQGKNLMDDKTDINKIREKVGMVFQHFNLFPHKTVLQNLTLAPMKIKNTKKEEIEEKAYTLLDKVGLREKANVYPNQLSGGQKQRIAIARALAMDPSVILFDEPTSALDPEMIKEVLDVMRELALEGMTMIVVTHEMGFAKSVADRVFFMDQGTILEDNSPDIIFTNPSHERTKEFLNKVLNR from the coding sequence GTGATTAAAGTAGAACATTTATATAAAAATTTTGGGAAATTAGAAGTTTTAAAAGATATTTCAGTAAATATAAAAAAAGGTGAAGTAATAGCTGTAATTGGTCCTTCAGGAAGTGGAAAATCAACATTTTTAAGATGTTTAAATAAGTTAGAGGATCCAACAAAGGGAAATATTTATATTCAAGGGAAAAATTTAATGGATGATAAAACTGACATTAATAAAATAAGAGAAAAAGTTGGAATGGTTTTTCAACATTTTAATTTATTTCCTCATAAAACAGTTTTACAAAATTTAACTTTAGCTCCAATGAAAATAAAAAATACTAAAAAAGAAGAAATTGAAGAAAAAGCATATACATTACTAGATAAAGTTGGTCTTAGAGAGAAGGCAAATGTTTATCCTAATCAATTATCAGGGGGACAAAAACAAAGAATAGCTATAGCAAGGGCTCTAGCAATGGATCCATCAGTTATTTTATTTGATGAGCCAACATCAGCTTTAGATCCAGAAATGATAAAAGAAGTTTTAGACGTTATGAGAGAATTAGCTTTAGAAGGAATGACAATGATTGTTGTTACTCATGAAATGGGCTTTGCAAAAAGTGTTGCAGATAGAGTATTCTTTATGGATCAAGGAACTATTTTAGAGGATAATTCTCCAGACATAATTTTCACAAATCCATCTCATGAAAGAACAAAGGAATTTTTAAATAAAGTATTAAATCGTTAG
- a CDS encoding amino acid ABC transporter permease codes for MEYLKVLKEIFIDGERYMYVLKGLKFSIGVTLLAAALGVLLGVIAALMRISNFTPFKKSKNEKLRNFNPLGWLAIFYTDLIRGTPAVVQLMVLANIVFAGFRDMPVFLIASLSFGINSGAYVCEIIRAGIEGLDKGQMEAAKALGMPYYIAMKEIIIPQAVKKILPALVSEFITLLKETSIVGFIGGVDLLRSANIITSQTYRGVEPLIAVGIIYLIMTGLFTKLMRKVEKGMKVSD; via the coding sequence GTGGAATATTTAAAAGTATTAAAAGAAATTTTTATTGATGGTGAAAGATATATGTATGTTTTAAAAGGTCTTAAATTTTCAATTGGAGTGACATTACTTGCAGCTGCACTAGGGGTTTTGTTAGGTGTTATAGCAGCTTTAATGAGAATATCTAATTTTACTCCCTTTAAAAAGAGTAAAAATGAAAAATTAAGAAATTTTAATCCTTTAGGATGGCTAGCTATATTTTATACAGATTTAATAAGAGGAACTCCAGCAGTTGTTCAATTAATGGTTTTAGCTAATATAGTTTTTGCTGGTTTTAGAGATATGCCAGTATTCTTAATTGCTTCACTATCATTTGGAATAAACTCAGGAGCCTATGTATGCGAGATTATAAGAGCTGGAATAGAGGGATTAGATAAGGGGCAAATGGAAGCAGCAAAAGCTTTAGGAATGCCTTATTACATAGCTATGAAAGAAATCATAATACCTCAAGCAGTAAAGAAGATATTACCTGCTTTAGTAAGTGAATTTATAACTTTATTAAAAGAAACATCAATTGTAGGATTTATAGGTGGAGTAGATTTATTACGTTCAGCTAACATTATTACAAGTCAAACTTATAGAGGGGTAGAGCCATTAATTGCAGTTGGAATTATTTATTTAATTATGACAGGATTATTTACTAAATTAATGAGAAAAGTAGAAAAGGGGATGAAAGTAAGTGATTAA
- a CDS encoding cation:dicarboxylate symporter family transporter — protein sequence ALMLTIFALQDSFGTACNVTGDGALTMILNGLYGSKIK from the coding sequence GCATTAATGTTAACAATATTTGCTCTTCAAGATAGTTTTGGTACTGCTTGTAACGTAACAGGAGATGGAGCATTAACAATGATATTAAATGGATTATATGGAAGTAAGATTAAATAG